TCGGCTGACCCAAGTCAATAGCCTGAAAATTGGCAATGCGGAAATCAGAAATCTCGATGCGACGATCAACCAGCATCTGGATGAAGTCTTAGTTGGCATGAACACCTTGAAATATTTCACCATTACCCAAAGCCATAACAGGATGACGCTGGTGGCCAATGGTTCTTCACCGGAACAAATAGTCAGGGCGCCTGTTATGTTCCCGGTCCCAATTCGACCCGCCACACTGGCCGTCGAGCAACCGATTGCAACGCCTGAAATTAAGCGAGTGACCAAGGTGAAAAAGACGGTAAATTGCAATGCCCAACAAGTCTGTACGACGACGTATAGCGACCACTAGCGTAGTTCGGATTTGAGTATTTGAAGGTGTAGTAGAGTAGGGGGCCGAACGTTTATTGGTGCTGCCTGTCCGTTGTCGGCTTAAAATAGCCCTATTGAATATGGCTGTATCAGATTTGTTGACCCAAATTGTACAACTCGAACAATTTCGAGCCTTGACAAAACAAGAAGGCCTGGCAGCGCTCGAACGCCTCTATCGGGTTGCACATAACGATACCGGCCAAGCTTTGTGCGTGAGGCGTTTTTTCGGGTACAACCGACATACGGGTAAAAAGAGGACATAGCGGCTAATCTCCGCTGTACAGCCCCGAAAAGCCCCTTGTTCAGGGGCTAAAATCGAAGGCGACTATTGATGATCGGTATCAAACTTCGCCTGTTCAAATTGTATTAGATCGTCATTGTCCACGCGATCGTAAATATCTTCCACGGACAAGGTCAGTTGAATCGAATCGAACGTGACGTGATCCCCCAGATAATAATACTCCGAACGCCAGTCGCGTTTCCGGCGCATCACGATGATCGAGACGATATCCTGTTCGATCAGCACATATTCCTCAAGTGCTGGAATATTGATGTAGTAAAGCAACTTTTTAGTGGTATCGATTTTACGAGTCGAATTCGATAGCACTTCGACAATCAGCAGGGGCGACGTTAGAAAATCCGCATCGCCGGCCGCATTCGTACAATCCACTACGACATCCGGATAAAAGTAGTTCTGACCGGCTTTCACCTTGGTATCGGCCATGAACGCCTCGCAAGGCCGGCCTTTTAAATGACTGCGAAACTCGCCAAGCACGTTGGCTGAAATCCGCGAATGGTTGTGATTCGCGCCGGCCATGGCCAGAACCCGGCCATCGAGATATTCGTGTTTAGTTTCGGACACGCGCTCGCTCGCGAGGTATTGCGCCTCGGTCATGAAAGACTCGCTGGATTGTAACGTCATCGCTGGTTCCGTAGAGTGTGGAGAGTGTGTGTTCATGCTGGTTTCCTCGAATTGTTATGAAAAACCGTCGGGAAAACAAGCCCCCAGACCGGGAAGCTGTTTCCCGTCCGGGCGGATTGCGATTGAATCGCGTTAAGCGGTAAAACATCCCCCTAACGCGATCGTCAGGGGGATGGGGTTAATCGCCGACAGACTGCTCGGCGTGTATTTTCCTCAGCATGCTATCGAGGACAGTCGGCAATAGCGCGCCGAACCGGCCTTGAAAGTCTAAGGGCTCGTTTTTGGCATAGCGCCTAGCCGCCAAACCTAACCGTTGTCTAACCCAAGGACTGGCCTTGAATTGGCTTCTCAGC
This window of the Methylomonas koyamae genome carries:
- a CDS encoding Uma2 family endonuclease; its protein translation is MNTHSPHSTEPAMTLQSSESFMTEAQYLASERVSETKHEYLDGRVLAMAGANHNHSRISANVLGEFRSHLKGRPCEAFMADTKVKAGQNYFYPDVVVDCTNAAGDADFLTSPLLIVEVLSNSTRKIDTTKKLLYYINIPALEEYVLIEQDIVSIIVMRRKRDWRSEYYYLGDHVTFDSIQLTLSVEDIYDRVDNDDLIQFEQAKFDTDHQ